From Alteromonas sp. BL110:
ACTGTTAAGGCTAGGGGGTCATCCCGACTTACCAACCCTTTGCAAACTCCGAATACCAATGAGAACTATCCGGGAGACACACGGCGGGTGCTAACGTCCGTCGTGGAGAGGGAAACAACCCAGACCGCCAGCTAAGGTCCCAAAATATTGCTAAGTGGGAAACGATGTGGGAAGGCATAGACAGCTAGGAGGTTGGCTTAGAAGCAGCCACCCTTTAAAGAAAGCGTAATAGCTCACTAGTCGAGTCGGCCTGCGCGGAAGATGTAACGGGGCTAAGCAATATACCGAAGCTGCGGCAGCATAGTTTACTATGCTGGGTAGGGGAGCGTTGTGTAAGTGGATGAAGGTGAGTTGTAAAGCTTGCTGGACATATCACAAGTGCGAATGCTGACATGAGTAACGATAATGGGAGTGAAAAACTCCCACGCCGGAAGACCAAGGTTTCCTGTCCCATGCTAATCAGGGCAGGGTAAGTCGGCCCCTAAGGCGAGGCAGAAATGCGTAGTCGATGGGAAACGGATTAATATTTCCGTACTTATATAATCAGTGATGGAGGGACGGAGAAGGCTAGGCAAGCTTGGCGTTGGTTGTCCAAGTGAAAGCGAGTAGGCCGAGAATTTAGGTAAATCCGGATTCTTAAAGCTGAGACGCGAGACGAGCTCCCAAGGGAGTGAAGTTGTTGATGCCCTGCTTCCAGGAAAAGCTTCTAAACTTATGATTATATGAACCGTACCCCAAACCGACACAGGTGGTCAGGTAGAGAATACTAAGGCGCTTGAGAGAACTCGGGTGAAGGAACTCGGCAAAATTGTACCGTAACTTCGGGAGAAGGTACGCCTCTGTTTGTGAACACTTCGCGTGGTAAGCAAATGGAGGCCGCAGTGACCAGGTGGCTGGGACTGTTTATTAAAAACACAGCACTCTGCAAACTCGTAAGAGGACGTATAGGGTGTGACACCTGCCCGGTGCCGGAAGGTTAATTGATGGGGTTAGTCCTCGGACGAAGCTCTTGATCGAAGCCCCGGTAAACGGCGGCCGTAACTATAACGGTCCTAAGGTAGCGAAATTCCTTGTCGGGTAAGTTCCGACCTGCACGAATGGTGTAACCATGGCCACGCTGTCTCCACCCGAGACTCAGTGAAATTGAAATCGCAGTGAAGATGCTGTGTACCCGCACCTAGACGGAAAGACCCCGTGAACCTTTACTACAGCTTGGCACTGAACATTGAACCTACATGTGTAGGATAGGTGGGAGGCTTTGAAGCACAGTCGCTAGATTGTGTGGAGCCGTCCTTGAAATACCACCCTTGTATGTTTGATGTTCTAACATTGGTCCCTTATCGGGATTGTGGACAGTGTCTGGTGGGTAGTTTGACTGGGGCGGTCTCCTCCCAAATAGTAACGGAGGAGCACGAAGGTTAGCTAATCACGGTCGGACATCGTGAGGTTAGTGCAATGGCATAAGCTAGCTTAACTGCGAGACAGACACGTCGAGCAGGTACGAAAGTAGGTCATAGTGATCCGGTGGTTCTGTATGGAAGGGCCATCGCTCAACGGATAAAAGGTACTCCGGGGATAACAGGCTGATACCGCCCAAGAGTTCATATCGACGGCGGTGTTTGGCACCTCGATGTCGGCTCATCACATCCTGGGGCTGAAGTCGGTCCCAAGGGTATGGCTGTTCGCCATTTAAAGTGGTACGCGAGCTGGGTTTAGAACGTCGTGAGACAGTTCGGTCCCTATCTGGTGTGGGCGTTGGATGATTGATGGGAGCTGCTCCTAGTACGAGAGGACCGGAGTGGACGAACCGCTGGTGTTCGGGTTGTCATGCCAATGGCATTGCCCGGTAGCTATGTTCGGAACGGATAACCGCTGAAAGCATCTAAGCGGGAAGCCGGCCCAAAGATGAGTCATCCCTGAACTTTAAGTTCTGGAAGGGTTGTTATAGACGATGACGTTGATAGGCAGGGTGTGGAAGCGTTGTAAGGCGTTAAGCTAACCTGTACTAATTGCCCGAGAGGCTTAACCATACAACGCCCAAAAAGCTTTAGGCTTTTGAGTGTTGTAGACAAGCTAAAGCAAGTAGAGTGAAAAGTAGTTACTCACTGATTGAATTAATATCCAGTTTTCTAGATTGTTACCAGTTTTTCCTGGCAGCCATAGCGATACGGTACCACCTGATTCCATTCCGAACTCAGAAGTGAAACGTATTAGCGCCGATGGTAGTGTGGGGTTTCCCCATGTGAGAGTAGGACACTGCCAGGTCCCATTAAGAAGAACCCGCCTAACGGCGGGTTTTTTGCTTTGTGCACCAGAGAAAAAGTAATGGGGTCAGAGTACATTAATCCCATTCCTCCGCCAGCAAATAGCAAAATGGGGTCAGAGTATTTTATTACTTTAAACATCAGAACATAGTTACTCCCTTATGCCCTAGTGTAGCCAATTCAGAAAAACGTACACTGACCCCATTATTCGAAAATTATTCGAAAAATGTATGCTGTAGTTTTTGAAATAGTTCTGTAGAACAAGCGACAGGTTGGAAAATAATCGGTATGGTATAAAAACACAAAACAGCTAGGATGTTTTTATGTCAACGTTACCGTTTAATAATAACCCTGCTTATTTGCTTGGTAATTTTCGACTTGAACCTGTCACTGCTGTGATTAAGCAGCACACCGAACTTGCCTTTTTCTAATAGTACTCTTCTTCGTTGGTAATGCATTTATAGAAAAAAGTGAAAAGGAAAGGGTCTTAGCTAACCCCCAGAAAAACGACTTTTTCTATATAGACTATAGGGCTATTGATCCCACTTCAGATGCCCGGTTTCGCTATGTTACGCTGAAAGTTCTAAATGTCGATAATGACACTTTTACGTTTAAAGTAGGAAACATCGCTCACACAACACCCGTCTCACCGAGTCAGCACGCGAAGTTTGATAAAGCATTATTGCTGCGTAATTATTATCGCGTTGATAACCTTATACTTAGCAAAGCAAAAGTAAATGAGTTGGTTGTCACTGGTGCGATTTACGATGCTAGACGGCCTCGAAACATATATATTAACGGATGGATGGTACTGCACCTGAGTGAGCTAGTACCTGAATAAAGGGCAGTAATAAACCATGTTTAAAAGCACCGGGCCGATGTACAGCTCAGTATTAGGGAGCGCGGTAAATTGTCCGTTAAAGCCTTTATATTCTCTGTTAATGACTATAATGTTCACTCGATAAAGTACTCTGACCCCATATTTTTAATATGAATACTATCTACTTTTCTATCTTTGTGTTGTTTATGGCGTCCTTCTCTAGCTTTTCATTGGCTAATAGTGCGCAGTCTCAGTGTGAAATTACCTTGGGCGAGCTTAAGTGGAAAAAGAGGGTGTTAATCTATAACGCTAACAGTAGCAAAGAGCTTAAAGACTTAAACACGTTTGCTCAATATGATAGGGGGGCTCTATCTGAGAGGAAGCTTGTGATTATAGGCATAGTTGATAGGCAACCTACTATAGTTTTTGGTCACCCTCAATGTAATACAACACTAGGTAATGTCCCACAGGATAAAGTTACGCTAATAGGACTTGATGGTGCAGTTAAGGCTAAATATAGCGCGTTTGATAGCGACCTAATTTATAGCACTATTGATAAAATGCCTATGAGAAAAACAGAACTAGGGTTCTACTAAGTACTATTTCTAAAAAACCACTACTTTGAATACTATTTTTAACATGGTAAGCAATACCAAGATCTTTAGGAGTAAAAAACTTACAGCATAGCAGCTGAGTTATTTGCATGTTTGCGCTTTTATTTGCCGCTTCGTTACCCTACCATTAGCGGATTGTTCGCAGTTCGTAAAATTCTATGACCTCTCTACAACCTTACAGCACATTTGGCCTTTCAGCGTCGTGTGATTCTATCCAGTCGTTTACTGACGTTTCTTCATTCCTGTCTATCTTCAGCGCATATAAGAATGAAACCAGCAAAGCCATTTATATATTAGGTGGTGGAAGCAACTCGATTTTTACCGCCGACTTTGACGGTGCGATATTGGTAAACGAAATAAAAGGGATTAGCCATTTTGATACCGAAAGCCACCACTATTTGCGTGTAGGAGCAGGTGAAAACTGGCATGAATTCGTTACTCTTTGTATGAAAGAGAAGTGGTATGGGTTTGAGAACCTAGCGTTAATCCCAGGTTCAGTGGGGGCCTGTCCTATTCAGAATATCGGTGCCTATGGTGTAGAGGTGAATTCGTTAATCGATAAGGTGGAGTGCGTCTTTCTTGAAACCGGCGAACAGGTATTGCTAAGCAATGAAGACTGTCAGTTCGGTTATAGAGATAGTGTGTTTAAACATGCGTTAGCCAACAAAGTACTTATCTCCCACGTTAACTTTAAGTTGCCTAAGCAATACGAGCTTGAGACTAGCTATGGCGAACTAGCAGCACTTACCAATCCAACACCAGAAAAGGTGTATAGTAAAGTTATTGAAATTAGGAAAAGCAAATTGCCCGATCCTAGCGAGCTAGGTAATGCAGGCAGCTTTTTTAAAAATCCCGTTGTTTTAAAAACGGTGTACCAATCAATAGCGCAAGAATATGAGCGGGTACCGCATTTTGTTGTAAGCCAAAATGCTGATTCATCGCATGCGGCAAACGAACAAGAAAAAGTAAAAATTCCCGCTGCCTGGCTAATAGATCAGGCAGGTTTTAAAGGCAAAACGTTGAACAAAGTACGTTGCCACCCAACCCAGCCATTGGTACTTACTAACTTAGGTGGTGCCACCGGAAGCGATGTGATTACCATGGCGAAAAATATCATAGCAAGCGTACAGGATAAATTTGGCATACAGCTGGAACCCGAAGTACGCTTATTAGGAAACAAAGGACTTATTTCGCTATGAGACAAGCATCAAAAGCTATAAGAAAACATATACTCGCTTTGTTGTCTGATGGTCAGTTCCACTCAGGTGAAATCATTGCTCAGCAGGTAGGACTTTCACGTACCGCGGTTGCGGGTCATATCTCCCAACTTGCCGACTGGGGTTTAGATGTATTTAAAGTAAAAGGTAAAGGCTACCGATTAGAACGAGGTTTTCCATTGTTAAGCGCCGACAGCATTAAACGCCACTTAGGCAATACAAAACGAGCGGTTATTGATGTGGAATCGGTTTTACCTTCCACCAATACAGAAATGAAGAAGCGTATTGCGAGTAAAAGAGAAGATCTTGAAAATGGCGACGTTGTTTTTGCTGAAATTCAAACCGATGGACGCGGCAGACACGGCCGTTCTTGGTTAGCACCGGTTGGCGGAAGCTTAACTTTTTCTATGTACTGGTCCTTTCCTGATGGTTATCAGAGCATGGCGGGGCTTTCTTTATTAGTAGGCCTAGCTGTTTGCGATGCACTTAAGGAGTTCGGCGTAGAAGATGCTGAATTAAAATGGCCAAATGATATTTATCTGCAAGGTAAAAAGCTGGCGGGTGTGCTTATTGAGGTAGAAGGGCAGATAGGTGCAACGGCGCATAGCGTTATCGGCATAGGTTTAAATGTTTGTGTGCCCGATAATCAATATGATGTTGGTCAGCCTCATAGCGATCTCGCTTCTTATTTAGGCACTATCCCTGATAGAAATGCACTAGCAGCAGAAATAATTAAATCTCTGTGGTTTTATTTGCCCAAATTTACCCAACAAGGCTTCGGACCGTTTACGGCTTACTGGGAAGCGCTCGACTTATACGCAGATAAACGCATTGTTTTGCAGATGGGAGAGAAGCGTTTCTCCGGAATTGATAGAGGAGTAGACGCCAGCGGCGCACTTCTTGTTGAAACGCAAGATGGCATTACCCGTTTCCATGGTGGTGAAGTTAGCCTTAGAGGCAATTAACGTTTTATTTCACAGCTAAGCGGCGTTTATTTCAAAAACTTTTGTAGTGAAAGTACTCGTAAATTGCCGTCATGCTTTTTTAAAACATTTCACCTATTCTTTTTATGCATTGCTTTGCAATTGAAACCTAAAATATGCACAACATTGAAGAAAAACACGTCATCTTAGTGGATATCGGTAACACCCGAATAAAATATTCACTGCTTTGTCATGCAGAAGAAGAGCCTAATGCATGTGAAGATGCCATTTCTCTTTTCTCTTTTATCGATTCTCAGGAAAAAATTTCCCATTTATACATTGCTTCGGTGAGAAATCAGGAGCTGGTTGATGAAATATCAGCCATGTGTAACGAGCGAAATATTATTTTTGTAGAAAAAAATACAGAGAAAGAAGCCTTCGGCATAAAAAATAGCTACGACAATGTTCAAAAAATGGGCGTCGATAGATGGCTTGCTATGGTCTGCGGCGCAGAAAAATCAAAAAAAGCATTTTTTGTTATGGATGTGGGTACGGCAATAACGGTCGATTTTGTCGTAGATGGTCAACATTTAGGCGGTTGGATCGTGCCTGGTTTTCAAGTTATGCGTAATGCATTGGTAGCTTCTACTAAAAAAGTGTACGCGAATGATGAAATTCCGACCACCTTTGGGGTAGGGACCGATACAGAAGATTGTGTGGCAACAGGGTGTCATGCTGCCCTATATGGTGTTTATTTGAGCGCGATTGATTACATATCAAGCAAACAAACCGATTTTGATATAATTTTAGGGGGTGGAGACAAAAAAGTGTTTGCATTCTTAAAATCTGCTGATAACATGCGCCTCGCTCATTTGGTGATGCAGGGTCTTGCCCGCTACGCTCGAAGTGAACTTCTAAAGTGAACATCGACGTAAGTTTTTGATTAGTTGAAAAATTGGTCAAAAAAGAAAATTGAAAAATTTTCAAAAAGACACTTGCACAGAGTTAAACAATACTCTAGAATGCGCACCCACTTGATGTAGTGCCGACTTAGCTCAGTTGGTAGAGCAACTGACTTGTAATCAGTAGGTCGCCAGTTCGATTCCGGCAGTCGGCACCATCAATCTGGAGGGGTACCCAAGCGGTCAACGGGAGCAGACTGTAAATCTGCCGGCTCAGCCTTCGCAGGTTCGAATCCTGCCCCCTCCACCACTTTCTCTATGAGGTGGCCAGAGAATTAGGATTGCGGGCATCGTATAATGGCTATTACCTCAGCCTTCCAAGCTGATGATGCGGGTTCGATTCCCGCTGCCCGCTCCAAATCAGTGCTGATATAGCTCAGTTGGTAGAGCGCACCCTTGGTAAGGGTGAGGTCGGCAGTTCAAATCTGCCTATCAGCACCAGTTTATTTCTCCCCAGCTCATGTAAAATTTCTAAATTTTTTAATGTAACTTTGCTGGGATAATAGAAATGGCAAAAGAAAAGTTTGAACGTACGAAACCCCACGTAAACGTGGGTACAATCGGCCACGTTGACCACGGTAAAACTACCCTAACTGCAGCTATCACTACAGTTCTTTCTAAAACTTACGGCGGTTCTGCTCAGGCTTTCGATCAAATCGATAACGCGCCTGAAGAGAAAGCTCGTGGTATCACCATTTCTACTTCACACGTAGAATATGACACTCCTACTCGTCACTACGCACACGTAGACTGCCCAGGACACGCTGATTACGTTAAAAACATGATCACCGGTGCTGCTCAGATGGACGGTGGTATCCTAGTAGTAGCTGCGACTGACGGCCCTATGCCTCAGACTCGTGAGCACATCCTACTTGGTCGTCAGGTTGGTATTCCTTACATCATCGTATTCATGAACAAGTGTGACATGGTTGATGATGAAGAGCTTCTAGAGCTAGTAGAAATGGAAGTTCGTGAACTTCTTAACGAATACGAATTCCCAGGTGATGACCTACCAGTTATCCAAGGTTCAGCTCTTAAAGCGCTTGAAGGCGACGCAGAGTGGGAAAAGAAAATCATCGAGCTTGGTGAAGCGCTTGATTCATACATCCCAGAGCCAGAGCGTGCAATCGACAAGCCGTTCATCCTTCCAATCGAAGACGTATTCTCAATCTCAGGCCGTGGTACGGTTGTAACTGGTCGTGTTGAGCAAGGTATCGTTAAAGTTGGTGAAGAAGTAGAAATCGTAGGTATCAAAGACACTACTAAGACTACTTGTACTGGTGTTGAGATGTTCCGTAAGCTTCTTGACGAAGGCCGCGCCGGTGAGAACGTTGGTGTTCTTCTACGTGGTACTAAGCGTGATGAAGTTGAACGTGGTCAAGTACTAGCTAAGCCTGGTTCAATCACTCCACACGTTAACTTCGAAGCAGAAGTATACGTACTGTCTAAAGATGAAGGTGGCC
This genomic window contains:
- a CDS encoding DUF4174 domain-containing protein, which translates into the protein MNTIYFSIFVLFMASFSSFSLANSAQSQCEITLGELKWKKRVLIYNANSSKELKDLNTFAQYDRGALSERKLVIIGIVDRQPTIVFGHPQCNTTLGNVPQDKVTLIGLDGAVKAKYSAFDSDLIYSTIDKMPMRKTELGFY
- the murB gene encoding UDP-N-acetylmuramate dehydrogenase; this encodes MTSLQPYSTFGLSASCDSIQSFTDVSSFLSIFSAYKNETSKAIYILGGGSNSIFTADFDGAILVNEIKGISHFDTESHHYLRVGAGENWHEFVTLCMKEKWYGFENLALIPGSVGACPIQNIGAYGVEVNSLIDKVECVFLETGEQVLLSNEDCQFGYRDSVFKHALANKVLISHVNFKLPKQYELETSYGELAALTNPTPEKVYSKVIEIRKSKLPDPSELGNAGSFFKNPVVLKTVYQSIAQEYERVPHFVVSQNADSSHAANEQEKVKIPAAWLIDQAGFKGKTLNKVRCHPTQPLVLTNLGGATGSDVITMAKNIIASVQDKFGIQLEPEVRLLGNKGLISL
- the birA gene encoding bifunctional biotin--[acetyl-CoA-carboxylase] ligase/biotin operon repressor BirA produces the protein MRQASKAIRKHILALLSDGQFHSGEIIAQQVGLSRTAVAGHISQLADWGLDVFKVKGKGYRLERGFPLLSADSIKRHLGNTKRAVIDVESVLPSTNTEMKKRIASKREDLENGDVVFAEIQTDGRGRHGRSWLAPVGGSLTFSMYWSFPDGYQSMAGLSLLVGLAVCDALKEFGVEDAELKWPNDIYLQGKKLAGVLIEVEGQIGATAHSVIGIGLNVCVPDNQYDVGQPHSDLASYLGTIPDRNALAAEIIKSLWFYLPKFTQQGFGPFTAYWEALDLYADKRIVLQMGEKRFSGIDRGVDASGALLVETQDGITRFHGGEVSLRGN
- a CDS encoding type III pantothenate kinase produces the protein MHNIEEKHVILVDIGNTRIKYSLLCHAEEEPNACEDAISLFSFIDSQEKISHLYIASVRNQELVDEISAMCNERNIIFVEKNTEKEAFGIKNSYDNVQKMGVDRWLAMVCGAEKSKKAFFVMDVGTAITVDFVVDGQHLGGWIVPGFQVMRNALVASTKKVYANDEIPTTFGVGTDTEDCVATGCHAALYGVYLSAIDYISSKQTDFDIILGGGDKKVFAFLKSADNMRLAHLVMQGLARYARSELLK
- the tuf gene encoding elongation factor Tu, translating into MAKEKFERTKPHVNVGTIGHVDHGKTTLTAAITTVLSKTYGGSAQAFDQIDNAPEEKARGITISTSHVEYDTPTRHYAHVDCPGHADYVKNMITGAAQMDGGILVVAATDGPMPQTREHILLGRQVGIPYIIVFMNKCDMVDDEELLELVEMEVRELLNEYEFPGDDLPVIQGSALKALEGDAEWEKKIIELGEALDSYIPEPERAIDKPFILPIEDVFSISGRGTVVTGRVEQGIVKVGEEVEIVGIKDTTKTTCTGVEMFRKLLDEGRAGENVGVLLRGTKRDEVERGQVLAKPGSITPHVNFEAEVYVLSKDEGGRHTPFFKGYRPQFYFRTTDVTGAVELPEGVEMVMPGDNLKFKVELIAPIAMEEGLRFAIREGGRTVGAGVVSKILD